A section of the Bacillus sp. HSf4 genome encodes:
- a CDS encoding amidohydrolase family protein gives MQKTLFRGAVIVTLDPSLNNIEKGDMLIEGSTIVDVGRSIEASDALVVDAENMVIMPGFVDTHRHVWESVIRGIGADWSLQTYLNRIYYGNYGAMLRPEDSWIANYLGALEALDAGVTTLLDWTMIESPDHTDQLIAGLQDAGIRGVFAFGTSGDAAYWNRESELSNMEEARRVKKAYFQSDDQLLSMGLAIRGPEFSSWDTSVFEINTARELDALCSMHIAFGNWGAQDRSIEKLHQAGLLGPDLNMVHVNAISGEEMKMLAAHGSSISVTPEIEMMMGHGYPVTGLALEQGVCPTLGVDVVTSTGGDLFAQMKFALQAERAKQNEAQLEQGIMPGPELGISAEQILKAATIDGARALKLDHKIGSLTPGKEADFIMVKSDSLNLLPLTDPVGAIVQCTHPGNVDSVYVAGKALKRNGTLVDVNLDDIRKKAVKARDHILSRSPETAF, from the coding sequence ATGCAAAAAACGCTTTTTCGAGGTGCTGTGATCGTCACTCTTGACCCGAGCCTGAACAATATTGAAAAAGGGGACATGCTGATTGAGGGTTCAACGATTGTGGATGTTGGGAGGTCGATCGAAGCTTCGGACGCTCTCGTTGTGGATGCCGAAAATATGGTGATCATGCCGGGGTTTGTCGATACGCACCGTCATGTATGGGAGTCCGTGATCCGGGGGATCGGTGCGGATTGGTCGCTGCAAACGTATTTGAACCGGATTTATTATGGGAATTACGGTGCGATGCTGAGGCCCGAGGATAGTTGGATTGCCAATTATTTAGGAGCGCTCGAGGCGCTCGATGCAGGCGTGACGACATTGTTGGATTGGACGATGATCGAATCGCCCGATCATACGGATCAGCTGATTGCCGGTCTGCAGGATGCAGGAATCCGCGGGGTGTTTGCTTTTGGAACATCAGGCGATGCCGCTTATTGGAACAGAGAAAGCGAACTTTCCAATATGGAGGAAGCCAGAAGGGTCAAAAAAGCCTATTTTCAGTCAGATGATCAGCTTCTCTCGATGGGGCTTGCGATTCGCGGTCCTGAGTTTTCATCATGGGATACGTCTGTCTTTGAAATCAACACAGCCCGAGAGCTCGATGCTTTGTGCAGCATGCATATTGCGTTTGGCAATTGGGGAGCGCAAGACCGTTCAATTGAAAAGCTTCACCAAGCAGGTCTGCTCGGTCCCGATTTGAACATGGTCCATGTCAATGCGATCAGCGGGGAAGAAATGAAAATGCTGGCGGCGCATGGAAGCTCGATTTCTGTGACGCCGGAAATTGAGATGATGATGGGGCATGGTTATCCGGTCACAGGGCTTGCCCTCGAACAAGGGGTCTGCCCAACGCTTGGCGTTGATGTTGTCACATCAACGGGCGGCGACCTTTTCGCACAAATGAAATTCGCCCTTCAGGCAGAGCGTGCCAAACAGAATGAAGCACAGCTCGAACAAGGGATCATGCCGGGGCCGGAACTAGGGATTTCCGCCGAACAAATCCTTAAAGCAGCTACGATTGACGGCGCGCGGGCGTTAAAGCTGGATCATAAAATCGGTTCACTGACACCTGGCAAGGAAGCTGATTTTATCATGGTCAAATCGGACAGCCTCAATTTGCTGCCCTTGACTGATCCGGTTGGAGCCATCGTTCAGTGCACTCATCCCGGTAATGTAGACTCCGTTTATGTGGCCGGAAAAGCGCTGAAGCGAAATGGAACATTGGTTGATGTTAATCTTGATGATATAAGAAAGAAAGCGGTTAAAGCAAGAGATCATATCTTATCGCGCTCTCCGGAAACCGCTTTTTAA
- a CDS encoding CotD family spore coat protein, producing the protein MDRCCKSYEEKPHVYPTNYCEDHRCKKTIVPHIHPQHTRKVDHHKYEHVHYYPHTYSYDKKVSHDHYYCGKPCRGYDKHSDYGKCY; encoded by the coding sequence ATGGATCGTTGTTGCAAATCATATGAAGAGAAGCCGCATGTTTACCCTACAAACTATTGTGAGGACCATCGCTGCAAAAAAACCATCGTTCCCCATATTCATCCGCAGCATACAAGAAAAGTAGATCATCACAAATATGAGCATGTTCATTACTATCCGCACACTTATTCTTATGATAAGAAGGTTTCGCATGACCATTATTACTGCGGAAAGCCATGCAGAGGATATGATAAACATTCTGACTACGGAAAGTGCTATTAG